One genomic window of Bradyrhizobium sp. B124 includes the following:
- a CDS encoding DUF1491 family protein: MRLKTSIWVAAYLRRCQTEGVFGAIRKKGAEEAGAVFVKVALMDGNAMLYAPAPQTFYDDSRPAERLFVPTAQQPVSEPSVEERLIKEIRFDPDAWIVETEDRAGRHFLDLAKA, from the coding sequence ATGCGATTGAAAACCAGCATATGGGTCGCGGCGTATCTGCGCCGCTGCCAAACCGAAGGCGTGTTCGGCGCGATCCGCAAGAAGGGCGCCGAAGAGGCCGGCGCCGTGTTCGTCAAGGTGGCGCTGATGGACGGCAACGCGATGCTGTATGCGCCGGCGCCGCAGACGTTTTATGACGACAGCCGTCCGGCCGAGCGGCTGTTCGTGCCGACGGCGCAGCAGCCGGTGTCCGAGCCTTCGGTCGAGGAGCGATTGATCAAGGAGATCCGCTTCGATCCCGACGCCTGGATCGTCGAGACCGAAGATCGCGCCGGGCGGCACTT